Proteins encoded together in one Myxococcus stipitatus window:
- a CDS encoding TonB-dependent receptor plug domain-containing protein — protein MRRIFLAGSLVCLALGVAPRARAQTPEPPAPDDPRGTPAPQPEPATRGTVVRGKAPPPPESPERRDPTGAITVIDATRRTGEARDSAELLVGSAGLAVQDSGGYGQSKSLVVRGAASNGVLVFLDGIPLNGAGGMADLSQVPAALVERFEVLRGGAGARYGSGGLGGAVNIVTRAPSSTFRASGELTYGSWNTALGHVAATGPLLDGQALLLVHAGRSDGDFTYELDQLPAVDDNPVIAESRARNDARGGGALLRYRRRLPGGSRLDVLTELALENRAIPGTVQNPQSEGRQALDRLSLGLRWSGALGGAGAQGSARGYVRRDGLDLSGGLSEAGGAQRHTVGGVELEGRVPLGSAHALTLTLASSGEGVTNAGDGQSASWWRGSVMAMDEWRLFGGVATVVPSMRLERVGPYWLVSPKLGAAVALGGGFGVRANAGQSHRAPSFLELYIRQGTLLPNPGLRPERALYADAAVTWASAPEDAAWSFSAGGFGALYEDLIAYELYPPMLARPYNFDAARVWGAELEGEARPFEWLSASGSYTWLRTQNRLGDPRFFNQPLPYRPQHKWVGRVRAGPDWLNGRAEVLYQSSQFVNRTGTRGLPSRTFLSVGASSTFVRAPDLTLSVEVKNLLDSRAYDFTGFPLPGRAAYVSLAVSLDRDASPPPVPEVPHVPHAPVR, from the coding sequence ATGCGGCGCATCTTCCTCGCGGGGTCCCTCGTCTGTCTGGCGCTCGGTGTCGCCCCGCGCGCGCGCGCCCAGACCCCGGAGCCTCCCGCCCCGGATGACCCTCGCGGGACTCCGGCCCCCCAGCCCGAGCCGGCGACGCGCGGCACGGTGGTGAGGGGCAAGGCGCCGCCGCCACCGGAGTCACCCGAGCGCAGGGACCCCACGGGCGCCATCACCGTCATCGACGCCACGCGCCGCACGGGAGAGGCCCGCGACTCGGCGGAGCTGCTGGTGGGCTCCGCGGGGCTCGCCGTGCAGGACTCCGGTGGGTACGGGCAGAGCAAGAGCCTGGTGGTGCGCGGCGCCGCGTCGAACGGCGTGCTCGTGTTCCTGGATGGCATCCCGCTCAACGGCGCGGGGGGCATGGCGGACCTGTCGCAGGTGCCCGCCGCGCTGGTGGAGCGCTTCGAGGTGCTGCGCGGTGGCGCGGGCGCGCGCTACGGCTCGGGAGGGCTGGGCGGCGCGGTGAACATCGTCACGCGCGCGCCCTCGTCGACCTTCCGGGCCAGCGGAGAGCTCACCTACGGCAGCTGGAACACGGCGCTGGGGCACGTGGCCGCCACCGGGCCGCTGCTGGATGGGCAGGCGTTGCTGCTGGTGCACGCGGGGCGCTCGGATGGGGACTTCACCTACGAGCTGGACCAGCTGCCGGCGGTGGATGACAACCCCGTCATCGCGGAGTCGCGCGCGCGCAACGACGCGCGAGGTGGTGGCGCGCTGCTGCGCTATCGGCGCCGGCTGCCCGGGGGCTCTCGCCTGGACGTGCTCACCGAGCTGGCCCTGGAGAACCGCGCGATTCCCGGCACGGTGCAGAACCCCCAGTCGGAGGGGCGGCAGGCGCTGGACCGGCTCTCGCTGGGCCTGCGCTGGTCCGGCGCGCTGGGGGGCGCGGGGGCACAGGGCAGCGCGCGGGGGTATGTCCGGCGCGACGGGCTCGACCTGTCGGGCGGGTTGTCGGAGGCGGGCGGCGCGCAGCGGCACACCGTGGGCGGGGTGGAGCTGGAGGGGCGCGTGCCCCTGGGCTCGGCGCACGCGCTCACCCTGACGCTGGCGTCCTCCGGCGAGGGCGTCACGAACGCGGGCGATGGCCAGAGCGCGTCGTGGTGGCGCGGCAGCGTCATGGCCATGGACGAGTGGCGCCTGTTCGGCGGTGTCGCCACCGTGGTGCCCTCGATGCGGCTAGAGCGGGTGGGGCCGTACTGGCTGGTGTCTCCCAAGCTGGGCGCCGCCGTGGCGCTGGGCGGAGGCTTCGGCGTGCGCGCCAACGCGGGGCAGTCCCATCGCGCGCCGTCGTTCCTGGAGCTCTACATCCGCCAGGGGACGCTGCTCCCCAATCCGGGGCTGCGGCCCGAGCGCGCGCTGTATGCGGACGCGGCGGTGACGTGGGCGTCCGCGCCCGAGGACGCGGCGTGGAGCTTCAGCGCGGGAGGCTTCGGCGCGCTCTACGAGGACCTCATCGCGTACGAGCTGTATCCGCCGATGCTGGCGCGTCCGTACAACTTCGACGCCGCGCGCGTGTGGGGCGCGGAGCTGGAGGGCGAGGCCCGGCCGTTCGAGTGGTTGTCCGCCAGCGGCAGCTACACGTGGCTGCGCACGCAGAACCGGCTCGGAGACCCGCGCTTCTTCAACCAGCCGCTGCCGTATCGCCCCCAGCACAAGTGGGTGGGGCGCGTGCGCGCGGGGCCGGACTGGCTCAACGGGCGCGCCGAGGTGCTCTACCAGTCGTCGCAGTTCGTCAACCGCACGGGCACGCGCGGCCTGCCCTCGCGCACCTTCCTGAGCGTGGGAGCGTCCAGCACGTTCGTCCGCGCACCGGACCTGACGCTCTCCGTCGAGGTGAAGAACCTCCTCGACTCGCGAGCGTATGACTTCACCGGCTTCCCCTTGCCGGGGCGCGCCGCGTACGTGTCCCTCGCGGTATCGCTCGACCGGGACGCGTCCCCACCTCCCGTTCCCGAGGTTCCCCATGTCCCGCATGCCCCCGTCCGCTGA
- a CDS encoding FHA domain-containing protein — translation MHSLRSLSCRAGGIDVVHRLPALLRQFQDDREGVLREVAWPVLVWDSMPRVPRPLARVEPPTMSGRLPLRAVEPVVFELSPRFPGSGTDVTVGRSPDCDIVLSEPSVSRQHARFRPEPHTSLWSVTDLESHFGTFQDGVLIVPGRPSPLFSMTTLRLGGAEVVFLQASAFEQYARSWALASGARLTRGG, via the coding sequence GTGCACAGCTTGCGCTCGCTCTCCTGCCGTGCCGGAGGTATCGACGTGGTCCACCGCCTACCCGCCCTGCTGCGCCAGTTCCAGGACGACCGGGAAGGCGTGCTGCGGGAGGTCGCCTGGCCCGTGCTGGTGTGGGACTCCATGCCGCGGGTACCGCGTCCGCTGGCGAGGGTGGAGCCGCCCACGATGTCCGGGCGGCTTCCGCTGCGCGCGGTGGAGCCGGTCGTCTTCGAGCTGAGCCCGCGCTTCCCGGGCTCGGGGACCGACGTGACGGTGGGCCGCAGCCCGGACTGCGACATCGTGCTGTCGGAGCCCTCCGTGTCCCGCCAGCACGCGCGCTTCCGGCCGGAGCCGCACACCTCGCTGTGGAGCGTCACGGACCTGGAGAGCCACTTCGGCACGTTCCAGGACGGGGTGCTCATCGTGCCGGGCAGGCCCTCCCCGCTGTTCAGCATGACGACGCTGCGGCTGGGTGGGGCGGAGGTGGTCTTCCTCCAGGCGAGCGCCTTCGAGCAGTACGCGCGCTCGTGGGCCCTGGCGTCCGGGGCGCGCTTGACGCGAGGGGGGTGA
- a CDS encoding DUF7305 domain-containing protein: MSSAFPSSCSAVSRRIVPLLWLAGSLWGGGCTVRDPVALLTSAPDGGPGPVSTPDSGPSTSEDPPDEHEAFCASTGPLMLVSDGVTDEKVCTGQLAERAFRHALCSCDRLAFSAALSTDAFRGSLGKYTPGGQGGGVATNGGLAANDTVKVGGELSAGGGDGIRLGRSLTVQGVLYSGGPLTGDVTAEVTGDAWVRGDVGLASLKVDGKLAVPEGRLMSGDVQATQVSREPVASLAPCACDAGSLLDVPGLIANHATRNHNAAIGLDPDSLRGFTGERSLELPCGRFYLSGIEGEGRLDLVVRERTALFVRDSIVIGERLSIEVVPPGELDLFIGADLTVAGAFALGSTDAPARTRVYVAGHGTLGISAGSVVAGNLYAPDATLNLSGNAEVFGSLFVRHLEASGTLAVHYDADVRELASACGSGK; this comes from the coding sequence ATGAGCTCCGCCTTCCCATCGTCGTGCTCCGCCGTGTCGAGGCGCATCGTCCCGCTGCTCTGGCTGGCGGGAAGTCTGTGGGGCGGGGGCTGCACCGTGAGGGACCCGGTGGCCCTCCTCACCTCCGCGCCGGATGGCGGCCCGGGGCCCGTGTCCACGCCGGACAGTGGACCGAGCACCAGCGAGGACCCGCCGGACGAGCACGAGGCGTTCTGCGCCTCGACCGGACCGCTGATGCTGGTGAGCGACGGCGTCACCGACGAGAAGGTGTGCACGGGCCAGCTGGCCGAGCGCGCCTTCCGCCACGCGCTGTGCTCCTGCGACAGGCTCGCCTTCAGCGCCGCGCTCTCCACGGATGCCTTCCGCGGCTCGCTGGGCAAGTACACGCCGGGCGGTCAGGGCGGCGGCGTGGCGACCAACGGCGGGCTCGCCGCCAACGACACGGTGAAGGTCGGCGGCGAACTGAGCGCCGGCGGCGGGGACGGCATCCGGCTGGGTCGCTCGCTGACGGTGCAGGGCGTCCTCTACAGCGGCGGTCCGCTCACCGGCGACGTGACGGCGGAGGTGACGGGCGACGCGTGGGTGCGAGGCGACGTCGGCCTGGCGTCGCTGAAGGTCGACGGGAAGCTCGCGGTGCCCGAGGGCCGGCTCATGTCCGGCGATGTCCAGGCCACGCAGGTGAGCCGCGAGCCGGTGGCGTCCCTGGCGCCGTGCGCGTGCGACGCGGGCTCCCTGCTGGACGTCCCGGGCCTCATCGCCAACCACGCCACCCGGAACCACAACGCGGCCATCGGCCTGGACCCGGATTCGCTGCGTGGCTTCACCGGCGAGCGCTCGCTGGAGCTGCCCTGCGGACGCTTCTACCTGTCGGGCATCGAAGGCGAGGGCCGGCTCGACCTCGTCGTCCGCGAGCGCACCGCCTTGTTCGTGCGCGACAGCATCGTCATCGGCGAACGGCTCTCCATCGAGGTGGTTCCTCCAGGCGAGTTGGATTTGTTCATCGGCGCGGATTTGACGGTGGCGGGGGCGTTCGCGCTGGGCTCGACCGATGCGCCGGCCCGCACGCGGGTGTACGTGGCGGGACACGGGACGCTGGGAATCTCCGCGGGCAGCGTCGTAGCGGGAAACCTCTATGCCCCCGACGCGACGTTGAACCTGAGCGGCAACGCGGAGGTGTTCGGCTCCCTCTTCGTCCGTCACCTCGAGGCGTCGGGGACGTTGGCCGTGCACTACGACGCGGACGTGCGGGAGCTGGCGAGCGCCTGTGGCTCGGGAAAGTGA
- a CDS encoding tetratricopeptide repeat protein — MSHISDEEGGPSHALPPLDGGHGPARRISRQRSAALVQAALLAAFEEAPPPMCPARRKWHWGMWVGGAVLVLGAAAFLGWLALRGESALRAGATPAPRTSVDAPAPPGVPRGDAADDGRGPPAVDAEVRPDSRPVESSPPAEPTSTSSASVVAPSRAAGNVAPVPAEPPLPAEPTSASSTSVVAPARAPGNIASVPMKSPPPAQPASLAPARAPGNVAPVPVEDLLRAANTHRAAGEWKRAESLYQRVIRAQPRAMSAYVAHVASGSLRLEHLGDAGGALRQYEVALREWPEGLLAQEVRQGIAEAHRVLGNTAEERRALEAFLSHHGDAPHAVAARARLKEISGR, encoded by the coding sequence ATGAGCCACATCTCGGATGAAGAGGGCGGTCCATCGCACGCGCTCCCTCCGCTGGATGGGGGGCATGGCCCCGCGCGCCGCATCTCCCGCCAGAGGTCCGCGGCCCTGGTGCAGGCGGCGCTGCTCGCCGCGTTCGAGGAGGCCCCGCCGCCGATGTGCCCCGCTCGGCGCAAGTGGCACTGGGGCATGTGGGTGGGCGGCGCCGTCCTCGTGCTGGGGGCGGCGGCGTTCCTGGGATGGCTCGCCCTCCGAGGCGAGTCGGCGCTCCGCGCCGGTGCCACGCCCGCGCCCCGAACGAGCGTGGATGCCCCGGCTCCCCCCGGTGTGCCGCGCGGGGACGCGGCGGACGATGGACGCGGACCGCCCGCCGTGGACGCCGAGGTCCGTCCCGATTCGCGGCCCGTGGAGTCTTCGCCCCCGGCCGAGCCGACGTCCACCTCCTCCGCGTCGGTGGTGGCGCCCTCGCGAGCGGCTGGGAACGTCGCCCCAGTCCCCGCGGAGCCTCCTCTCCCGGCCGAGCCGACGTCCGCGTCCTCAACGTCGGTGGTGGCGCCCGCGCGAGCGCCAGGGAACATTGCCTCGGTCCCCATGAAGTCGCCGCCCCCGGCCCAGCCCGCGTCCTTGGCGCCCGCGCGGGCACCCGGGAACGTCGCCCCGGTCCCCGTGGAGGACCTGCTGCGCGCGGCCAACACGCACCGCGCGGCGGGGGAGTGGAAGCGGGCCGAGTCTCTCTACCAACGCGTCATCCGCGCCCAGCCCCGCGCGATGTCCGCCTATGTGGCACACGTGGCCTCCGGCTCGCTGCGGTTGGAGCACCTGGGCGACGCGGGCGGCGCGCTGCGACAGTACGAGGTGGCGCTGCGCGAGTGGCCCGAGGGCTTGCTGGCGCAGGAGGTGCGACAGGGCATCGCCGAGGCCCACCGTGTCCTGGGCAACACCGCGGAGGAGCGGCGCGCGTTGGAGGCGTTCCTCTCGCACCATGGCGATGCGCCGCACGCGGTGGCGGCGCGCGCGCGTCTGAAGGAGATTTCCGGTCGATGA
- a CDS encoding RNA polymerase sigma factor: protein MPSTGPEAIGRARPGGDPRIQAAIEGRKEAAESLLLELLPRVRNLVRYLVRGDVDVEDISQEALIALLRGLSTYRGEGSFPSWVDRVVARTTFAWLKRARGVEARRGDEPAELMAVPSGDAPPDEYVHRRRMVMLLDRIPDEQRHAMVMHHVLGLSVVEVSNELGIPFETIRSRLRLGKAALRALAGGDDGAPGRGTE, encoded by the coding sequence ATGCCGAGCACGGGTCCCGAAGCCATCGGTCGAGCGCGTCCCGGGGGGGACCCGCGAATCCAGGCCGCCATCGAGGGGAGGAAGGAGGCCGCCGAGTCGCTGCTGTTGGAGCTGTTGCCCCGGGTGCGCAACCTCGTCCGCTACCTCGTGCGCGGGGACGTGGACGTGGAGGACATCTCCCAGGAGGCCCTCATCGCGCTGCTGCGGGGATTGTCGACCTACCGCGGCGAGGGGAGCTTCCCGTCGTGGGTGGACCGGGTGGTGGCCCGGACGACCTTCGCCTGGCTCAAACGCGCGCGGGGCGTCGAGGCGCGTCGCGGCGACGAGCCCGCGGAGCTGATGGCCGTCCCGTCCGGGGACGCGCCTCCGGACGAGTACGTCCACCGGCGGCGGATGGTGATGCTGCTGGACCGGATTCCCGACGAGCAGCGGCATGCCATGGTGATGCACCATGTGCTTGGCTTGAGCGTGGTGGAGGTATCGAACGAACTGGGGATTCCCTTCGAGACGATTCGCAGCAGATTGCGGCTGGGCAAGGCGGCCCTACGCGCGCTGGCGGGAGGGGATGACGGAGCGCCGGGCAGGGGGACGGAATGA
- a CDS encoding dipeptidase has translation MNRSLLAAALLLGAPALATSPAPVSAKARAIHESALIIDTHVDTPLRMLEEGFDLGAPPASDVGHLDLARARAGNLGAAFFSIWVEPKAFAGQETHRALRLIDTVLSAVERRPDQLVLALSSKDIVAARSGKQKKLAALMGVEGGHAIQNDLGVLRDFYRLGVRYMTLTWSNTNDWADSSGDLQEARVKHHDGLTDFGRDVVREMNRLGMLVDISHVSDKTFFDTLEVTKAPVIASHSSARALTDHPRNMTDEMLKAVAANGGVVMVNFFSAFIDDTYRKAYAAGAQERDAAGEALKARNKDADPATRFRAEMALSREMAGRVKRPPFESLVNHIDHVAKVAGVDHVGLGSDFDGINSTPEGIDSVADLPRITEALLARGYTREQLHKILGGNLLRVFREAERVSRELRAADTRVGR, from the coding sequence GTGAATCGCTCCCTCCTCGCCGCCGCGTTGCTGCTCGGTGCCCCCGCGCTCGCCACGTCCCCCGCGCCCGTCTCCGCGAAGGCGCGCGCCATCCACGAGTCGGCGCTCATCATCGACACGCACGTGGACACGCCGCTGCGCATGCTGGAGGAGGGCTTCGACCTGGGCGCGCCTCCAGCCAGCGACGTGGGACACCTGGACCTGGCCCGCGCGAGGGCCGGCAACCTGGGCGCGGCCTTCTTCTCCATCTGGGTGGAGCCCAAGGCGTTCGCGGGGCAGGAGACGCACCGCGCGCTGCGGCTCATCGACACCGTGCTGAGCGCCGTCGAGCGGCGCCCGGACCAGCTCGTGCTGGCGCTGTCGTCCAAGGACATCGTGGCGGCGCGCTCTGGCAAACAGAAGAAGCTGGCGGCGCTGATGGGCGTCGAGGGCGGGCACGCCATCCAGAACGACCTGGGCGTGCTGCGCGACTTCTATCGGCTCGGCGTGCGGTACATGACGCTGACGTGGTCCAACACCAACGACTGGGCCGACTCGTCCGGCGACCTCCAGGAGGCGCGCGTGAAGCACCACGACGGCCTCACCGACTTCGGGCGGGACGTCGTGCGGGAGATGAACCGGCTGGGCATGCTCGTGGACATCTCCCACGTGTCCGACAAGACGTTCTTCGACACGCTGGAGGTGACGAAGGCGCCGGTCATCGCCTCGCACTCGTCGGCGCGCGCGCTCACCGACCACCCGCGCAACATGACGGACGAGATGCTGAAGGCCGTGGCCGCCAACGGTGGCGTCGTCATGGTGAACTTCTTCTCCGCGTTCATCGACGACACGTACCGCAAGGCGTACGCCGCCGGTGCCCAGGAGCGCGACGCCGCCGGCGAGGCCCTGAAGGCCCGGAACAAGGACGCGGACCCGGCGACGCGCTTCCGCGCGGAGATGGCGCTCAGCCGCGAGATGGCCGGCCGCGTGAAGCGGCCTCCGTTCGAGTCGCTCGTCAACCACATCGACCACGTGGCCAAGGTGGCGGGCGTGGACCACGTGGGCCTGGGCTCGGACTTCGACGGCATCAACTCCACGCCGGAGGGCATCGACTCCGTGGCCGACCTGCCGCGCATCACCGAGGCCCTGCTCGCCCGGGGCTACACCCGCGAGCAGCTGCACAAGATTCTCGGTGGCAACCTCCTGCGGGTTTTCCGCGAGGCGGAGCGCGTCAGCCGCGAGCTGCGCGCCGCCGATACCCGTGTCGGGCGCTGA
- a CDS encoding MBL fold metallo-hydrolase: MRIPCIVALVLSPLLALAQPKDVEKVEIRSTPVAGNIHLLRGEGGNIAVSVGPDGLLVVDDEWAPLIGKVRAALRALSGGRVAYVLNTHVHRDHTGGNAVLGSEATIVAHAAVRERMSKPRTRQGETLPPAPVHARPVITFQQGLSLWFNGEEVRLTHLPSGHTDGDSTVYFVGSNVLHMGDLFFTDRFPVIDLEAGGSVEGYVRNVEQVLASLPPGARIIPGHGELADRAALERFAAMLRETTALVRQKKAAGRTLEQVQREGLPERFKSFGEGHVTTARWLEVVYTGLGGTAAVQR; the protein is encoded by the coding sequence ATGAGGATTCCCTGCATCGTCGCGCTCGTCCTGTCGCCGTTGCTCGCGCTCGCGCAGCCGAAGGACGTGGAGAAGGTCGAGATCCGTTCCACGCCGGTGGCCGGCAACATCCACCTGCTGCGGGGCGAGGGCGGCAACATCGCGGTCTCCGTGGGGCCGGACGGCCTGCTCGTCGTGGACGACGAGTGGGCGCCGCTCATCGGCAAGGTGCGCGCCGCGCTGCGCGCGCTGAGCGGAGGCAGGGTCGCCTACGTCCTCAACACCCACGTCCACAGGGACCACACCGGGGGCAACGCGGTGCTGGGGAGCGAGGCGACCATCGTGGCGCACGCCGCCGTGCGCGAGCGGATGTCGAAGCCCCGCACGCGCCAGGGCGAGACGCTGCCACCCGCGCCGGTGCATGCCCGGCCCGTCATCACCTTCCAGCAGGGACTGAGCCTGTGGTTCAACGGCGAGGAGGTGCGCCTGACACACCTGCCCTCCGGACACACGGACGGGGACAGCACGGTGTACTTCGTCGGCAGCAACGTGCTGCACATGGGCGACCTCTTCTTCACCGACCGCTTCCCCGTCATCGACCTGGAGGCGGGGGGCAGCGTGGAGGGCTACGTGCGCAACGTGGAGCAGGTGCTGGCGTCGCTGCCGCCGGGCGCGCGCATCATCCCGGGCCACGGCGAGCTGGCGGACCGCGCGGCGCTGGAGCGCTTCGCCGCCATGCTGCGCGAGACGACCGCGCTGGTGCGCCAGAAGAAGGCGGCCGGCCGCACGCTCGAGCAGGTCCAGCGCGAGGGCCTGCCGGAGCGGTTCAAGTCCTTCGGCGAGGGGCACGTGACGACCGCGCGTTGGCTCGAGGTCGTCTACACCGGGCTGGGCGGGACGGCCGCCGTCCAGCGCTGA
- a CDS encoding ComEA family DNA-binding protein has protein sequence MRAGLAALAALLLATPGLADASRLRTQYSGVVNLNDATADQLDLLPGVGAKAAQRIIEHRTRRRFQRVEELVRVKGFGKKRFLKLKPHLSLDGPTTLRVEQVLPPPEGKEVVATSR, from the coding sequence GTGAGGGCGGGCCTGGCGGCGCTGGCGGCGCTGCTCCTGGCGACCCCGGGGCTGGCGGACGCCTCGCGGCTGCGCACGCAGTACTCCGGGGTGGTGAACCTCAACGACGCGACGGCGGACCAGCTCGACCTGCTGCCGGGCGTCGGGGCGAAGGCGGCGCAACGCATCATCGAACACAGGACGCGGCGGCGCTTCCAGCGGGTGGAGGAGCTGGTGCGGGTGAAGGGCTTCGGCAAGAAGCGCTTCCTCAAGCTCAAGCCCCACCTGTCGCTGGACGGCCCCACCACGTTGAGGGTGGAGCAGGTGCTCCCCCCTCCCGAGGGGAAGGAGGTGGTCGCCACGAGCCGATGA